One stretch of Paenibacillus sp. AN1007 DNA includes these proteins:
- a CDS encoding sensor histidine kinase → MPLRYQLMLLFLLFAIVPSVGMGVLVNWTVERVVERQVEGHTMQLIGKVNEALNTKMENLQNMTYLIAFNPDVNAFMDEKLIGDGGGRTESSTTEGHSESEQNRLYGMKQTLQGFTTLYPEIAGIVLVNSGGDYISNEMYPRTDQRLTREDWYQNAAAQPGIFTVLGQPQERNMTTHVRYKNDEIVSVVRSVTDETSGAVKGAVLIDLKLRSVSQAARNVTLGKSGYVMVTDANGQSVYKPEHPLIEHIPVSWFNAGESGTFTKQVDGETLLFMYQSSTFTGWRTVGVFPTKESISEVRQIQFYVVSFVFVVCLFGLSASLWFSRSIAQPIFRLMSYMRRAETGNLNAGRWSDRADEIGMLGSSFNRMLSRIRQLILLNELRERQKRDAEMRSLQEHIKPHFLYNTLDTIHWMARKEGADGVSDMVGALSRLFRIGLSKGQDYIPLHSELEHISSYLQIQQTRYRDRLRCTVDVPDDLQNLYVLKLLLQPLVENAIYHGIKGRRGPGHIVIKGNLHQGRLHLTIQDDGAGMTKERLEEMLRLLDMPMESLESSSPEWTGKSYGMLNVQARLRLSFGGDYGILLDSRPGEGTCVTIVHPLMRELPAAPLPQNETRDHQDESKKE, encoded by the coding sequence ATGCCGCTGCGGTATCAGCTGATGCTGCTCTTCCTGCTGTTCGCGATCGTGCCTTCCGTCGGAATGGGAGTGCTTGTCAACTGGACGGTTGAGCGGGTCGTGGAGCGTCAGGTAGAGGGACACACGATGCAGTTGATAGGCAAGGTCAATGAAGCGTTAAACACAAAGATGGAGAATTTGCAAAATATGACCTACCTGATCGCGTTTAATCCCGATGTGAATGCATTTATGGATGAGAAGCTTATCGGAGATGGTGGCGGTCGAACAGAATCATCCACCACTGAAGGTCATTCAGAATCTGAGCAGAATCGTCTCTATGGTATGAAGCAGACCCTGCAGGGATTCACCACGTTATACCCGGAAATTGCCGGCATTGTGCTTGTGAACAGCGGCGGTGACTACATCAGCAACGAAATGTATCCTCGAACGGACCAGCGTTTGACCCGGGAAGATTGGTATCAAAATGCTGCAGCGCAGCCGGGTATTTTCACCGTGCTGGGTCAGCCGCAGGAGCGCAACATGACAACCCATGTGCGGTATAAGAACGATGAGATCGTGTCGGTCGTCCGCTCGGTCACGGATGAAACGAGTGGAGCTGTGAAAGGTGCTGTATTGATTGATCTTAAGCTGAGGTCTGTTTCACAGGCCGCGCGTAATGTGACACTTGGGAAATCCGGGTATGTCATGGTGACAGATGCGAATGGACAAAGCGTATATAAACCAGAACATCCGTTAATTGAACATATTCCGGTCAGCTGGTTTAACGCCGGGGAGAGCGGAACATTTACGAAACAGGTGGATGGAGAGACATTGCTGTTCATGTATCAATCCTCTACGTTTACAGGCTGGAGAACGGTAGGGGTATTCCCAACCAAAGAATCGATATCCGAGGTGCGGCAGATTCAGTTTTATGTCGTCAGTTTTGTTTTTGTGGTGTGTTTATTTGGTCTGAGTGCATCTTTGTGGTTCTCGCGTTCGATTGCCCAGCCGATATTCCGGTTGATGTCGTATATGCGCAGGGCAGAGACGGGAAATCTCAATGCGGGCCGCTGGAGTGATCGGGCCGATGAAATCGGCATGTTGGGCAGCAGCTTTAACCGAATGCTGAGCCGGATTCGCCAGCTGATCTTGCTGAATGAGCTGCGTGAACGGCAGAAACGGGATGCGGAGATGCGCAGTCTGCAGGAGCATATCAAACCTCATTTTCTATATAATACGCTGGATACGATTCACTGGATGGCTCGCAAGGAAGGCGCTGACGGTGTATCGGATATGGTAGGGGCACTGTCCCGTTTGTTCCGGATCGGACTGAGCAAGGGGCAGGATTATATTCCGCTTCATTCCGAGCTGGAGCATATCAGCAGTTATTTGCAGATCCAGCAGACCAGGTACCGTGATCGTCTTCGCTGTACAGTAGATGTCCCAGATGATTTACAGAACCTATATGTGCTCAAGCTGCTGCTCCAGCCATTGGTGGAAAATGCAATTTATCATGGTATTAAAGGCAGACGCGGCCCGGGTCATATAGTCATTAAAGGGAATCTGCATCAGGGGCGGCTTCATCTGACGATTCAGGACGACGGAGCCGGAATGACCAAGGAACGGTTAGAGGAGATGCTGCGGCTGCTGGATATGCCTATGGAGAGTCTGGAATCGTCTTCACCAGAATGGACGGGCAAAAGTTATGGGATGCTGAATGTGCAGGCGCGGTTACGGTTGTCATTTGGCGGTGATTACGGGATTCTGCTGGACAGCAGGCCGGGTGAAGGAACCTGTGTGACAATAGTTCATCCACTGATGCGAGAACTGCCCGCAGCACCACTTCCCCAGAATGAGACGCGAGATCATCAGGATGAATCGAAAAAGGAGTGA
- a CDS encoding response regulator: MTPVNANAADTLYRVLIADDEPIIREGIREAINWAALGMEVVGEAEDGEEALERAVELHVHVVLVDMNMPFLNGIGLIRALQERCPGVRYLIISGHDEFAYAQEAVRLGVEDYILKPVQAEQLYAALKRLRQRLDEEHQRTAYVRQAAHQIERNIPLLRQRFCQEWMEGQTGGKNLTEQLTFLHLPAVSPVQIGVVRWPAAEARQTILRENDRQLFLFAVENIITELLGDRAHVLFRDASSVIGICLWQEAPEEIASLLEQQISACLNIAVHAHVEPHTGTLEEVPDTYRHCRGQVYEEVKLSPLVRRARQMIQEEYAERELTLESLASRLQVSAVYLSRVLKKELDDSFVTLVTRARIRKAAQLLDSTALPIHTIAERVGYDTQHYFSTAFKKTMGISPAQYRKNGGTERSTADPI, translated from the coding sequence ATGACACCCGTCAATGCCAATGCAGCGGATACCTTGTATCGTGTGCTGATTGCAGACGATGAACCGATCATTCGGGAAGGAATCCGGGAGGCTATAAATTGGGCCGCACTCGGCATGGAGGTTGTGGGTGAAGCCGAGGACGGCGAAGAAGCACTCGAACGGGCAGTAGAGCTGCATGTACATGTGGTGCTGGTTGATATGAATATGCCGTTCCTGAATGGCATTGGACTCATTCGCGCCTTGCAAGAGCGCTGCCCGGGAGTTCGATATCTGATCATATCGGGACATGATGAATTTGCTTATGCTCAGGAAGCGGTCCGTCTCGGGGTGGAAGACTATATCCTGAAGCCCGTACAGGCAGAACAGCTGTATGCTGCACTCAAGCGGCTGCGTCAGCGGCTGGACGAGGAACATCAGCGGACAGCGTATGTCAGACAGGCAGCGCATCAGATTGAACGGAACATTCCACTGCTGCGTCAGCGATTTTGTCAGGAATGGATGGAGGGGCAGACGGGCGGTAAAAATCTGACAGAGCAGCTCACCTTTCTGCATCTTCCTGCGGTATCACCTGTGCAGATCGGTGTTGTGCGCTGGCCTGCTGCTGAAGCGCGCCAGACCATTTTGAGAGAAAATGACCGCCAGCTGTTTCTGTTTGCCGTGGAAAATATCATTACGGAACTGCTCGGAGACCGTGCGCATGTGCTGTTCCGCGATGCCAGCAGCGTCATTGGCATTTGTCTGTGGCAGGAGGCACCGGAGGAGATCGCATCTCTGTTGGAGCAGCAGATCAGCGCATGTCTGAACATTGCAGTGCATGCCCATGTGGAGCCGCACACCGGAACGCTGGAAGAAGTGCCGGATACATATCGGCATTGCCGTGGGCAGGTCTATGAAGAAGTGAAGCTCTCTCCACTCGTCCGCAGAGCAAGGCAGATGATTCAGGAAGAGTATGCGGAGCGGGAACTGACGCTGGAATCACTGGCATCCCGTTTGCAGGTGTCGGCGGTGTATCTCAGTCGTGTGTTGAAGAAAGAACTGGACGATTCTTTTGTTACGCTTGTCACTCGTGCCCGAATCCGTAAGGCTGCACAGCTGCTGGATTCCACTGCACTCCCGATCCATACAATCGCCGAACGAGTGGGGTATGATACGCAGCATTATTTCAGCACGGCGTTTAAGAAAACGATGGGCATCTCCCCTGCCCAATATCGCAAGAATGGCGGAACCGAACGTTCCACCGCAGATCCGATATAG
- the chvE gene encoding multiple monosaccharide ABC transporter substrate-binding protein: protein MKKGAALIWLLIMAMMLSACNLAESDVGSKEKGYVGISMPTKSSERWVGDGENMVRLFQEQGYKTDLQYAEDVVENQISQIENMITKGVDVMVIASVDGNTLTDVIKKAHDEGIQVISYDRLIRNTPYLTYYATFDNFKVGVLQASYIEQKLGLKDGKGPFNIELFGGSPDDNNAYFFFDGAMSVLKPYIDSGKLVVRSKQMTMAQIATLRWDGALAQSRMDNLLSAYYSGDNLDAVLSPYDGISIGIISSLKGIGYGKPNKPLPVITGQDAELASIKSIVAGEQTQTVFKDTRKLAEKTVEMANSILQGKQAEVNDTKSYNNGLMVVPAYLLDPISVDRTNVEKDIVGSKYYTKEEIGLP, encoded by the coding sequence ATGAAAAAAGGAGCAGCATTGATCTGGCTTCTAATCATGGCTATGATGCTCTCGGCCTGTAATCTGGCTGAAAGCGATGTGGGCAGCAAGGAAAAAGGGTATGTCGGCATATCCATGCCTACCAAATCATCGGAACGCTGGGTAGGAGACGGAGAGAACATGGTTCGTCTGTTTCAGGAGCAGGGCTACAAAACAGATCTTCAGTATGCGGAAGACGTGGTTGAGAATCAGATTTCACAGATTGAGAACATGATTACGAAAGGTGTAGATGTCATGGTCATCGCATCCGTAGACGGCAACACACTGACGGATGTTATCAAGAAGGCACATGACGAAGGCATTCAGGTCATCTCGTATGACCGACTTATTCGTAATACGCCATATCTGACTTACTATGCTACGTTTGACAACTTTAAAGTTGGAGTGCTGCAGGCCTCCTATATTGAACAGAAGCTGGGGCTTAAGGATGGTAAGGGGCCGTTTAACATTGAGCTGTTTGGCGGATCACCGGATGATAATAACGCGTACTTCTTCTTCGACGGTGCGATGTCCGTACTCAAACCATACATTGATTCTGGCAAACTGGTCGTCCGCAGCAAACAGATGACCATGGCGCAGATTGCTACACTGCGCTGGGACGGTGCTTTGGCCCAATCACGGATGGATAATCTGCTGAGCGCTTATTATTCGGGTGATAATCTGGATGCCGTGTTATCTCCGTATGACGGAATCAGTATCGGGATTATCTCGTCTCTGAAAGGCATTGGCTACGGCAAGCCGAACAAACCGCTGCCGGTTATTACGGGGCAGGATGCGGAACTGGCATCGATCAAGTCCATTGTGGCTGGAGAGCAGACACAAACGGTCTTCAAGGACACACGCAAGCTCGCCGAGAAAACAGTGGAGATGGCCAACAGCATTTTACAGGGAAAACAAGCAGAAGTTAATGATACTAAGTCATATAACAACGGATTAATGGTGGTTCCTGCATATCTGCTCGACCCGATCTCAGTGGATCGAACCAACGTGGAGAAAGATATTGTGGGCAGCAAGTATTACACGAAAGAAGAAATCGGCCTACCGTAA